A region of Aquarana catesbeiana isolate 2022-GZ linkage group LG08, ASM4218655v1, whole genome shotgun sequence DNA encodes the following proteins:
- the LOC141106573 gene encoding uncharacterized protein isoform X1 produces the protein MATSMRMNKDNHMNERILELTLEIIYLLTGENCEVLNKTSGEQLTPIIGLHEPFSTSLSSPPSLTTKKYISKKILDVTQKIIDLLTGEVPIRCQDVTVYFSLEEWEYLEGHKDLYKDVMMEYQPPLSHEQTGEHKCNLNELILNLILEVIYLLTGEECAVVRKTSSERTSHSVSHGWWKNQSPIILLPPHSISNGQNGEKILKVIQKIIDLLTGEVPIRCQDVTVYFSMEEWEYIEGHKDLYKDVMMENQPPLTSPDRSNNGNPPERCPRPLYYRDSTEEGHTIPHHHQDKLTDVKVENKDEGEETSVAEDWKSTNQVGMAVKIKEEEPSQDIGTDGHDVLNTSQENPMSSLDYKMEEDGVSEYSQRVNLTATNIQHRGCSADRSPDPSNLEGSSSDDSDTSIPRDKNRFPCSECEKCFSEKSHLVEHQRMHTRDILYSEGEKTSTQESAQVTPQPHHHRRWPYSCSECGKSLKTKCELRLHQRTHTGEEIFSCTECDKSFTAKSQLKKHQKYHTREKPFSCPQCKKSFMEKSQFVAHQRSHSGEKPFSCNECGKSFAAKSHLVRHQKYHADEKPFPCSECEMSFTTVSGLVKHQRVHTGEKPFSCSQCGRCFSQKENFITHLKRHSGEMPFCCSECGKCFSSNGHLITHQRTHTGERPFSCSVCRRSFTQKINLLRHEMRHKGERPFSCSECGKCFIDKAYLLLHQRNHTGERPFACSECEKSFTRRGHLLKHQRSHTNVRPFSCSLCGKSYTEKGHFLTHQRTHTGERPFSCPECGKCFASKGYLLAHQKRHTVKHPFHAQYAESVS, from the exons ATGGCCACATCAATGAGGATGAACAAGGACAATCACATGAATGAGAGGATATTAGAGCTCactctggagatcatctacctcctgaccggagag AATTGTGAGGTATTGAATAAGACATCTGGTGAGCAATTAACGCCAATCATCGGTCTCCATGAGCCCTTCTCCACTTCACTTTCTTCACCTCCCTCCCTGACAACTAAGAAATATATCAGCAAGAAGATTCTAGACGTCACCCAGAAGATCATTGATcttctgacaggagag gttcctataaggtgtcaggatgtcactgtctatttctccttggaggagtgggagtatttagaaggacacaaggatctctacaaggacgtcatgatggagtaTCAGCCGCCCCTCAGTCATGAACAAACTGGAGaacataaatgtaatttaaatGAGTTAATACTCAACCTCATCTTAGAGGTaatctacctgctgactggagag GAGTGTGCAGTAGTGAGGAAGACCTCTTCAGAGAGGACAAGTCACAGCGTGTCCCATGGATGGTGGAAAAATCAAAGTCCTATTATTCTTCTTCCACCGCACTCAATTTCTAACGGACAAAATGGGGAGAAGATCTTAAAAGTCATCCAgaagatcattgatctgctgacaggagag gttcctataaggtgtcaggatgtcactgtctatttctccatggaggagtgggagtatatagaaggacacaaggatctctacaaggacgtcatgatggagaatcagccgcccctcacatcaccgg atagatccaataatgggaacccaccagagagatgtccccgtcctctgtattacCGGGATTCCACagaggaaggtcacaccatccctcaccatcatcag GATAAACTGACTGATGTGAAAGTTGAAAATAAAGATGAAGGAGAGGAGACGTCAGTGGCTGAAGACTGGAAGTCCACAAATCAGGTTGGGATGGCCGTTAAAATTAAAGAAGAGGAACCTTCTCAGGATATCGGCACAG ATGGACATGATGTTCTGAATACCTCTCAAGAAAATCCGATGTCCTCTCTGGATTATAAAATGGAAGAGGACGGGGTCTCAGAATATTCTCAGAGAGTAAACCTCACAGCTACAAATATACAACACCGAGGCTGCAGTGCAGATAGATCACCAGATCCCTCTAATCTCGAGGGATCCTCTTCTGATGATTCAGATACCAGTATACCGCGAGATAAGAACCGATTTCCTTGTTCTGAATGTGAGAAATGTTTTAGTGAGAAGTCTCATCTGGTTGAACATCAGAGGATGCACACCCGTGATATTCTATATTCAGAAGGTGAAAAGACTTCTACTCAGGAATCGGCACAGGTCACACCTCAACCACATCACCACAGAAGGTGGCCCTACtcgtgttcggagtgcgggaaatctttgaAAACAAAATGTGAACTCCGCCTACACCAGAGAACCCACACCGGCGAGGAGATCTTCTCCTGCACCGAGTGCGATAAATCCTTCACGGCAAAGTCACAACTCAAGAAACACCAGAAATATCACACCAGGGAGAAGCCCTTCTCGTGTCCCCAGTGCAAAAAATCGTTTATGGAAAAATCGCAGTTTGTGGCGCACCAGAGGTCTCACAGCGGAGAGAAGCCCTTCTCCTGTAACGAGTGCGGGAAATCGTTCGCAGCCAAATCACATCTCGTTAGGCACCAGAAATATCACGCCGATGAGAAGCCGTTTCCGTGTTCCGAGTGTGAGATGTCCTTCACCACAGTATCGGGTCTCGTTAAGCACCAGAGAGTCCACACCGGTGAGAAGCCCTTTTCGTGTTCCCAGTGCGGCCGATGCTTTTCCCAAAAAGAAAACTTCATCACCCATCTGAAGCGGCACTCTGGCGAAATGCCCTTCTgttgttcggagtgcgggaaatgtttcagctCAAATGGACACCTTATTACACACCAGAGGAcccacacgggcgagcgtcccttCTCGTGTTCTGTGTGCAGGAGGAGCTTCACACAGAAAATTAACCTTCTTAGGCATGAGATGCGCCACAAGGGCGAGCGCCccttttcctgttcagagtgcgggaaatgtttcatcgACAAAGCTTACCTGCTTCTACACCAGAGAAACCACACGGGGGAACGTCCTTTCGCATGCTCCGAGTGTGAGAAGAGTTTTACGCGGAGGGGTCACCTACttaaacaccagagaagtcacacgaaCGTGCGTCCTTTTTCGTGTTCGTTGTGTGGAAAAAGCTACACCGAGAAAGGACACTTTCTTACACACCAGAGGACCCATACAGGAGAGCGCCCTTTTTCCTgtccggagtgcgggaaatgttttgccaGCAAGGGATACCTTCTTGCACACCAAAAAAGACACACTGTGAAGCACCCTTTTCATGCTCAGTATGCGGAAAGCGTTTCATAG
- the LOC141106573 gene encoding uncharacterized protein isoform X2, with amino-acid sequence MMEYQPPLSHEQTGEHKCNLNELILNLILEVIYLLTGEECAVVRKTSSERTSHSVSHGWWKNQSPIILLPPHSISNGQNGEKILKVIQKIIDLLTGEVPIRCQDVTVYFSMEEWEYIEGHKDLYKDVMMENQPPLTSPDRSNNGNPPERCPRPLYYRDSTEEGHTIPHHHQDKLTDVKVENKDEGEETSVAEDWKSTNQVGMAVKIKEEEPSQDIGTDGHDVLNTSQENPMSSLDYKMEEDGVSEYSQRVNLTATNIQHRGCSADRSPDPSNLEGSSSDDSDTSIPRDKNRFPCSECEKCFSEKSHLVEHQRMHTRDILYSEGEKTSTQESAQVTPQPHHHRRWPYSCSECGKSLKTKCELRLHQRTHTGEEIFSCTECDKSFTAKSQLKKHQKYHTREKPFSCPQCKKSFMEKSQFVAHQRSHSGEKPFSCNECGKSFAAKSHLVRHQKYHADEKPFPCSECEMSFTTVSGLVKHQRVHTGEKPFSCSQCGRCFSQKENFITHLKRHSGEMPFCCSECGKCFSSNGHLITHQRTHTGERPFSCSVCRRSFTQKINLLRHEMRHKGERPFSCSECGKCFIDKAYLLLHQRNHTGERPFACSECEKSFTRRGHLLKHQRSHTNVRPFSCSLCGKSYTEKGHFLTHQRTHTGERPFSCPECGKCFASKGYLLAHQKRHTVKHPFHAQYAESVS; translated from the exons atgatggagtaTCAGCCGCCCCTCAGTCATGAACAAACTGGAGaacataaatgtaatttaaatGAGTTAATACTCAACCTCATCTTAGAGGTaatctacctgctgactggagag GAGTGTGCAGTAGTGAGGAAGACCTCTTCAGAGAGGACAAGTCACAGCGTGTCCCATGGATGGTGGAAAAATCAAAGTCCTATTATTCTTCTTCCACCGCACTCAATTTCTAACGGACAAAATGGGGAGAAGATCTTAAAAGTCATCCAgaagatcattgatctgctgacaggagag gttcctataaggtgtcaggatgtcactgtctatttctccatggaggagtgggagtatatagaaggacacaaggatctctacaaggacgtcatgatggagaatcagccgcccctcacatcaccgg atagatccaataatgggaacccaccagagagatgtccccgtcctctgtattacCGGGATTCCACagaggaaggtcacaccatccctcaccatcatcag GATAAACTGACTGATGTGAAAGTTGAAAATAAAGATGAAGGAGAGGAGACGTCAGTGGCTGAAGACTGGAAGTCCACAAATCAGGTTGGGATGGCCGTTAAAATTAAAGAAGAGGAACCTTCTCAGGATATCGGCACAG ATGGACATGATGTTCTGAATACCTCTCAAGAAAATCCGATGTCCTCTCTGGATTATAAAATGGAAGAGGACGGGGTCTCAGAATATTCTCAGAGAGTAAACCTCACAGCTACAAATATACAACACCGAGGCTGCAGTGCAGATAGATCACCAGATCCCTCTAATCTCGAGGGATCCTCTTCTGATGATTCAGATACCAGTATACCGCGAGATAAGAACCGATTTCCTTGTTCTGAATGTGAGAAATGTTTTAGTGAGAAGTCTCATCTGGTTGAACATCAGAGGATGCACACCCGTGATATTCTATATTCAGAAGGTGAAAAGACTTCTACTCAGGAATCGGCACAGGTCACACCTCAACCACATCACCACAGAAGGTGGCCCTACtcgtgttcggagtgcgggaaatctttgaAAACAAAATGTGAACTCCGCCTACACCAGAGAACCCACACCGGCGAGGAGATCTTCTCCTGCACCGAGTGCGATAAATCCTTCACGGCAAAGTCACAACTCAAGAAACACCAGAAATATCACACCAGGGAGAAGCCCTTCTCGTGTCCCCAGTGCAAAAAATCGTTTATGGAAAAATCGCAGTTTGTGGCGCACCAGAGGTCTCACAGCGGAGAGAAGCCCTTCTCCTGTAACGAGTGCGGGAAATCGTTCGCAGCCAAATCACATCTCGTTAGGCACCAGAAATATCACGCCGATGAGAAGCCGTTTCCGTGTTCCGAGTGTGAGATGTCCTTCACCACAGTATCGGGTCTCGTTAAGCACCAGAGAGTCCACACCGGTGAGAAGCCCTTTTCGTGTTCCCAGTGCGGCCGATGCTTTTCCCAAAAAGAAAACTTCATCACCCATCTGAAGCGGCACTCTGGCGAAATGCCCTTCTgttgttcggagtgcgggaaatgtttcagctCAAATGGACACCTTATTACACACCAGAGGAcccacacgggcgagcgtcccttCTCGTGTTCTGTGTGCAGGAGGAGCTTCACACAGAAAATTAACCTTCTTAGGCATGAGATGCGCCACAAGGGCGAGCGCCccttttcctgttcagagtgcgggaaatgtttcatcgACAAAGCTTACCTGCTTCTACACCAGAGAAACCACACGGGGGAACGTCCTTTCGCATGCTCCGAGTGTGAGAAGAGTTTTACGCGGAGGGGTCACCTACttaaacaccagagaagtcacacgaaCGTGCGTCCTTTTTCGTGTTCGTTGTGTGGAAAAAGCTACACCGAGAAAGGACACTTTCTTACACACCAGAGGACCCATACAGGAGAGCGCCCTTTTTCCTgtccggagtgcgggaaatgttttgccaGCAAGGGATACCTTCTTGCACACCAAAAAAGACACACTGTGAAGCACCCTTTTCATGCTCAGTATGCGGAAAGCGTTTCATAG